The following proteins are co-located in the Gossypium hirsutum isolate 1008001.06 chromosome A02, Gossypium_hirsutum_v2.1, whole genome shotgun sequence genome:
- the LOC107944089 gene encoding anthocyanidin 3-O-glucosyltransferase 5 yields MVQSNQKPHLVLLSAPAHLQPVIELGKRIVTCQDVKVTIIVASFVQSAPAESRMVQAALATKLFDVIHLPPADICNLVEPGDKGITSLSAAMHVVKPDFQAAILGLETLPTALVVHVFAIECLGIADELKIPKYVFVSTNAWFLATIVYTPVLDKEVEGEYADKKEPFALPGCSSIRAEDLPDPMLLRTKANYREFLKIGIEIPKADGILVNAWEELQPKTLASLRDGNLLGGVVKAPIFPVGPINSEGSSALKSELFDWLDKQTTDSVLYISFGSMGGLSLEQMLELALGLELSQQRFIWVVRPPIEKSGSGSVPKFGNIGDDMSSYLPEGFISRTRDRGVIVPQWAPQVEILSHPSCGGFFTHCGWNSAIECITNGLPMIAWPLYAEQRMNATLLTEEMGIALRSETLPSKGVVGREEIEKMVRKIFVDEGGRQMRARVKELKLSAETAWSNGGSSYDALAKMVKHSQKKAIEIDV; encoded by the coding sequence AAGGTAACAATTATAGTTGCTTCTTTTGTCCAATCAGCTCCAGCGGAATCCCGTATGGTCCAAGCTGCGTTGGCTACAAAACTCTTCGATGTCATCCACCTCCCACCAGCTGACATATGCAACCTCGTTGAACCTGGTGATAAGGGAATCACATCACTTTCTGCGGCCATGCATGTCGTCAAGCCTGATTTTCAGGCCGCTATATTGGGTTTGGAGACTCTGCCAACTGCTCTCGTCGTTCACGTCTTTGCGATCGAGTGTTTAGGAATTGCGGATGAGCTTAAGATCccaaaatatgtttttgtttcCACAAATGCATGGTTTCTTGCTACGATTGTATACACTCCGGTTCTAGACAAGGAAGTAGAAGGAGAGTATGCCGATAAGAAAGAACCATTTGCTCTTCCAGGTTGTTCGTCGATTCGAGCAGAAGATTTGCCAGATCCCATGTTGTTACGAACGAAAGCGAATTACCGTGAATTTCTGAAAATAGGTATAGAGATTCCAAAGGCCGATGGGATTTTGGTGAACGCATGGGAAGAATTGCAGCCTAAAACACTGGCCTCTTTGAGAGATGGTAACCTCTTGGGTGGTGTTGTTAAGGCACCAATATTCCCAGTCGGTCCGATAAACTCCGAGGGGTCTTCGGCACTGAAGAGCGAGTTATTTGACTGGCTGGACAAGCAAACTACTGACTCAGTTCTTTACATATCTTTTGGAAGTATGGGAGGGCTCTCACTTGAGCAAATGTTGGAATTAGCTTTGGGTTTAGAGTTGAGCCAGCAAAGGTTTATATGGGTAGTTCGTCCGCCGATAGAAAAATCAGGCAGCGGCTCCGTTCCCAAGTTTGGGAACATTGGTGACGATATGTCGAGTTACTTGCCTGAAGGGTTCATCTCAAGGACCCGAGACAGGGGAGTGATTGTTCCACAATGGGCCCCACAAGTGGAAATCCTGAGTCATCCATCTTGTGGGGGATTTTTCACGCATTGTGGTTGGAATTCCGCAATAGAATGCATCACCAATGGATTGCCAATGATCGCTTGGCCACTATACGCTGAGCAAAGGATGAATGCTACATTGCTGACGGAGGAAATGGGCATAGCTCTTCGATCTGAAACCTTACCATCAAAGGGTGTTGTGGGGAGGGAGGAGATAGAGAAGATGGTGAGGAAGATTTTTGTGGATGAGGGTGGACGTCAAATGAGGGCCAGAGTGAAGGAACTGAAACTTAGTGCTGAGACAGCTTGGAGCAATGGTGGTTCATCATATGATGCACTAGCTAAAATGGTGAAACACAGCCAGAAAAAAGCTATAGAAATCGATGTTTAA
- the LOC107944092 gene encoding uncharacterized protein: MGGSSFSSESPPSHRNDDDYHHYDHHDLHHRHHHHYHHSQPGFPRSVDQESGPASAAVSYLILTIFMGVASVIVYSSTVQNRTSILQVQVGLSAKARSLQKELTEIASTTDTSTAKGWNIILEETVSSLLHHPHCYLHGYSSVTHHWTIGSAEQQFQRLSKEERLKFDVETLVNVNNIKRQRAVVLNGDKGDKDRIVVTVLVAAQGAHKLPTINTTDNVKEALQYLADISSSKIKGVEVLWSPQDETDSLSVEELLENYPQMRRI, translated from the exons ATGGGTGGCTCTTCTTTCTCTTCAGAGAGCCCGCCATCACACCGTAATGATGATGATTATCATCATTACGATCATCATGATCTTCATCACCGTCaccatcatcattatcatcattcCCAGCCTGGTTTCCCGAGGAGCGTCGATCAAGAGAGTGGACCTGCGTCGGCGGCtgtttcttatttaattttaaccattttcatGGGAGTAGCTTCAGTTATTGTATATAGTAGCACCGTGCAAAATCGAACAAGTATTCTTCAAGTTCAG GTTGGCTTGTCCGCGAAAGCCCGTTCATTGCAAAAGGAACTCACCGAAATTGCCTCCACAACGGACACTTCTACTGCAAAGGGCTGGAACATCATATTAGAag AAACTGTATCATCATTGCTTCACCATCCACATTGCTATCTTCATGGCTATTCATCT GTAACTCATCATTGGACTATTGGAAGTGCTGAACAGCAATTTCAACGGCTTTCCAAGGAAGAACGCCTTAAATTTGATGTAGAGACACTGGTAAACGTCAACAACATTAAAAGGCAAAGAGCAGTTGTTCTGAATGGCGACAAAGGTGACAAGGACCGGATAGTG GTAACAGTTCTGGTGGCAGCTCAAGGTGCACACAAACTGCCTACTATCAACACCACCGACAATGTGAAGGAAGCCTTGCAATATTTGGCAGATATCAGCTCTAGCAAAATTAAG gGTGTAGAGGTGCTATGGAGCCCACAAGATGAAACTGATTCATTGTCGGTTGAAGAATTACTTGAAAATTACCCACAGATGAGGAGAATATGA